From Streptomyces sp. CMB-StM0423, a single genomic window includes:
- a CDS encoding SCO1860 family LAETG-anchored protein — MPATAVTAATLTAGPALFLAAPVHADDAGGTARTGSADASVLRADLDVSLLDKTVQVPVLSTLNEVRVPAAGRDSGAADKTALDVRVDGLAAAEGDEHPDGPQAVNIARAEVATADATVDADGAEASSNLARAEVHVPGLPALSLIKVEEVTSKAVCAVGEKPKAESNTLGSVTVLGKRVTVTVGGEPTVVAVPGVGEVSLGFSQIETTKSTASAAALRLRVSVNPLKLNVAEVEGEVTLVEAACETPAGGGTGPAEEPGERPQGDAEPVQDERPADAADPAPEQQLAETGGSSTTPYLVGGAALLVGLGLSGLVLARLRARS, encoded by the coding sequence ATGCCCGCGACCGCCGTCACGGCGGCCACGCTGACCGCCGGCCCGGCCCTGTTCCTTGCCGCACCCGTGCACGCCGACGACGCCGGCGGCACCGCCCGTACGGGCTCGGCCGACGCCTCCGTGCTCCGCGCCGACCTCGACGTCTCGCTGCTCGACAAGACCGTGCAGGTGCCGGTGCTTTCCACGCTCAACGAGGTCCGCGTGCCCGCCGCGGGCCGGGACTCCGGCGCCGCGGACAAGACCGCGCTCGACGTCCGGGTCGACGGCCTCGCGGCCGCCGAGGGCGACGAACACCCGGACGGCCCCCAGGCGGTGAACATCGCGCGCGCCGAAGTCGCCACCGCGGACGCCACCGTGGACGCGGACGGCGCCGAGGCGTCGTCGAACCTCGCCCGCGCCGAGGTGCACGTCCCCGGCCTGCCCGCGCTCTCGCTCATCAAGGTCGAGGAGGTGACGTCGAAGGCCGTCTGCGCGGTGGGGGAGAAGCCGAAGGCGGAGTCCAACACCCTCGGCTCCGTCACGGTCCTGGGCAAGCGCGTCACGGTCACCGTGGGCGGCGAGCCGACGGTGGTCGCGGTGCCGGGCGTGGGGGAGGTCTCGCTCGGCTTCTCGCAGATCGAGACCACGAAGTCGACGGCGAGCGCCGCGGCGCTGCGGCTGCGGGTGTCGGTGAACCCGCTGAAGCTGAACGTCGCCGAGGTGGAGGGCGAGGTGACGCTGGTCGAGGCGGCGTGCGAGACGCCTGCCGGCGGCGGTACGGGCCCGGCGGAGGAGCCCGGCGAGCGCCCCCAGGGCGACGCCGAGCCGGTCCAGGACGAGCGGCCCGCAGACGCCGCCGACCCCGCGCCCGAGCAGCAACTCGCCGAAACGGGCGGCAGCTCGACGACCCCGTACCTGGTCGGCGGCGCCGCCCTGCTCGTCGGCCTCGGCCTGAGCGGTCTGGTGCTGGCCCGCCTGCGCGCCAGGTCCTGA